One genomic region from Cetobacterium sp. 8H encodes:
- a CDS encoding HTH domain-containing protein has protein sequence MNVTSIHFKIMYCLKRNVYSVSELADILNISEFKTKRYLKDLEYLFDGDSIENIHNKISKTPKIIDKLRKKQSFTPEERRMYIILKLLKLDIINLSQISEKIGVTRRTLTNDLNELKEILEKFSLEIKNLTRYGIILEGKESDKRDFFKLYLIKIFLEQKYLPEIFDEFFIEFYKLKETYKVYSLIKNIFKLTNLPNNTFVSLNIESITYISILRTEFQDSSTDKKLDEDTENKWIELVDFLKKTSLYSDFDIYLLIEFSMKKFKTNLLKMYPKKAIEAINLIKYIEDKLRVEIKITKELLNRILLITIVMDYKQSFNINEFYIFNNSIGEAYLVPYKKIADLLKKYFGQLDSFDLANLTMTLLNVVYLDIKKEIDQLKEIAVVYKFLHKNLIIDLCEDVGLKSDVNSYHLVSAFDLEAFLKENNPKVILTFEDLDFSKYHINDRLVEFNFPITKYDKLKLKPFIEKII, from the coding sequence ATGAACGTTACATCTATACACTTTAAAATTATGTACTGCTTGAAAAGAAATGTCTACTCTGTAAGTGAATTGGCAGATATATTAAATATATCTGAGTTTAAAACAAAAAGATATTTAAAGGATTTAGAATATCTTTTTGATGGTGACTCTATAGAGAACATTCATAATAAAATTAGTAAAACACCAAAAATTATAGATAAATTAAGAAAAAAACAGAGTTTTACTCCTGAGGAAAGACGAATGTATATCATTTTAAAACTTTTAAAATTGGATATAATTAATCTAAGCCAAATTAGTGAAAAAATAGGAGTTACTAGACGAACTTTAACAAATGATTTAAATGAGCTAAAAGAAATTTTAGAAAAATTCAGTTTAGAGATAAAGAATCTAACTAGGTATGGTATTATTTTAGAGGGAAAAGAAAGTGATAAAAGAGATTTTTTTAAGCTCTATTTAATAAAGATATTTTTAGAACAAAAGTATTTACCTGAAATATTTGATGAATTTTTTATAGAGTTTTATAAGTTAAAAGAAACTTATAAGGTGTATAGCCTAATTAAAAATATTTTTAAACTGACAAATCTTCCTAACAATACCTTTGTTTCTTTAAATATAGAAAGTATAACATATATTTCTATATTGAGAACAGAGTTTCAAGATTCAAGTACAGATAAAAAACTGGATGAAGATACCGAAAATAAGTGGATAGAGCTCGTGGATTTTTTAAAGAAAACCTCTCTATATAGTGATTTTGATATATATCTATTGATAGAATTTTCTATGAAAAAATTTAAAACAAACCTTTTGAAGATGTACCCTAAAAAAGCTATCGAAGCTATAAATCTTATTAAATATATTGAAGATAAGTTAAGGGTAGAGATAAAAATTACAAAAGAACTTTTAAATCGTATATTATTAATAACTATTGTTATGGATTACAAACAGAGTTTCAATATCAATGAGTTTTATATTTTTAATAACTCTATTGGAGAAGCTTATTTAGTTCCATATAAAAAAATAGCTGATCTTTTAAAAAAGTATTTTGGTCAACTAGATAGTTTTGATCTTGCTAATTTAACTATGACTCTTTTGAATGTTGTTTATTTAGATATAAAAAAAGAGATTGATCAATTAAAAGAGATCGCTGTAGTCTATAAATTTTTACACAAAAATTTAATTATAGACCTGTGTGAAGATGTTGGTCTTAAAAGTGATGTAAACAGCTATCATCTGGTATCTGCCTTTGATTTAGAGGCGTTCTTAAAAGAAAATAACCCTAAAGTTATCTTAACATTTGAGGATTTGGATTTTTCAAAATATCATATAAACGATCGATTAGTAGAGTTCAATTTCCCTATCACAAAATATGACAAACTGAAGTTAAAGCCCTTTATTGAAAAAATAATTTAA